The proteins below are encoded in one region of Metabacillus dongyingensis:
- a CDS encoding metal-dependent hydrolase, with protein MDTGTHVVMGIALGGLATLDPAVGTDPVTAQAVMIGAIAGSQAPDLDTVLKFRNNAKYIRNHRGITHSIPAVILWSVLITALLYWIIPRADLLHLAVWTSVAVVLHVFVDIFNAYGTQALRPFSKKWIALGMINTFDPILFLIYTAGIVVWIFGTPAGYTFLTVFIVAFGYYILRFIMKRRIVHKIHEKYGDVEKIIISPTMKFRKWRIAIISKNHYYVGRSLNNELTILDEYDRVPVPQTDVIQAAEQDENISAFLSFSPVYRWEVDEYTDHYEVKFIDLRYRSKGHYPFVAIVQLDQDLNIVSSYTGWIFSEEKLRKKLDLLPE; from the coding sequence GTGGATACAGGCACACATGTTGTGATGGGTATTGCTCTCGGCGGGCTTGCAACACTTGATCCGGCAGTAGGCACAGATCCTGTGACTGCACAGGCTGTTATGATCGGAGCCATTGCAGGGTCTCAGGCTCCCGATCTTGATACCGTATTAAAATTCAGAAATAACGCTAAATATATTCGCAATCACCGTGGGATTACTCACTCTATACCTGCTGTAATTCTTTGGTCCGTTTTAATTACTGCTCTTTTGTACTGGATCATCCCGCGAGCTGATTTGCTGCATTTGGCCGTATGGACCTCAGTTGCTGTTGTACTTCATGTATTTGTTGATATTTTTAATGCTTACGGAACCCAGGCACTTCGTCCATTTTCAAAAAAGTGGATCGCACTTGGCATGATTAATACCTTTGATCCAATCTTGTTTTTGATTTACACAGCAGGAATTGTGGTTTGGATATTTGGAACACCTGCAGGCTATACATTTCTAACTGTCTTTATCGTTGCATTCGGGTACTACATTCTCAGATTTATCATGAAGAGAAGAATTGTTCATAAAATCCATGAGAAATATGGCGATGTAGAAAAAATCATTATTTCTCCGACGATGAAATTCAGAAAATGGCGGATCGCGATCATTTCAAAAAACCATTATTATGTGGGACGTTCACTTAATAATGAACTGACAATCCTTGATGAATATGACCGGGTTCCAGTACCTCAAACAGATGTTATTCAAGCTGCTGAACAGGATGAAAATATTTCTGCGTTCTTATCTTTCTCCCCTGTTTACAGGTGGGAGGTTGACGAATATACAGACCATTACGAGGTGAAATTTATCGACTTGCGCTACCGGAGCAAAGGGCATTATCCCTTTGTTGCCATCGTTCAGCTCGATCAGGATTTAAACATTGTCAGTTCGTATACAGGCTGGATATTCAGTGAGGAAAAGCTCAGAAAGAAATTGGATTTATTGCCTGAATAG
- a CDS encoding YpzG family protein, giving the protein MGSNHKKFYNNRYENPFQQPWANPKHAHSQVNGQTQLTQDLIILEAQTRKRS; this is encoded by the coding sequence ATGGGTTCAAACCATAAGAAGTTCTATAACAACAGATATGAAAATCCGTTTCAGCAGCCCTGGGCTAATCCTAAACATGCACATTCTCAGGTAAATGGACAGACACAGCTGACCCAGGACTTAATTATTTTAGAAGCACAAACAAGAAAAAGATCATAG
- a CDS encoding YfhH family protein yields the protein MQTKRYSTLTEYELKTEIAQLREKARKAEQLGMVNEFAVLDRKMTMAQAYLLNPDSFLPGEVYEIEGAPGTFFKITYMNGVFAWGYRLESPSEEEGIPISMLGEKKDENEPH from the coding sequence TTGCAGACAAAACGATACAGTACTCTGACTGAATATGAGCTAAAAACAGAAATTGCCCAGCTGCGTGAAAAAGCTCGTAAAGCGGAACAATTGGGAATGGTTAATGAATTTGCGGTTTTAGATCGTAAAATGACAATGGCGCAAGCCTATTTACTGAATCCGGACAGCTTCTTGCCGGGAGAGGTTTATGAAATAGAAGGGGCACCAGGAACGTTTTTCAAAATCACCTATATGAATGGTGTCTTTGCCTGGGGCTATCGTCTGGAAAGCCCAAGTGAAGAAGAGGGTATTCCGATTTCAATGCTCGGTGAGAAAAAGGATGAAAACGAACCACACTGA
- a CDS encoding small, acid-soluble spore protein K, which yields MRNKAKDFPIQSSNKFEGEPRSKDDFASKRANGTTNTNPQERMRASGERNDIGS from the coding sequence ATGCGGAATAAAGCAAAAGACTTTCCGATTCAATCCAGCAATAAGTTTGAGGGAGAACCAAGATCAAAAGATGACTTCGCCTCAAAAAGAGCGAATGGTACGACCAACACTAACCCGCAGGAAAGAATGAGAGCATCAGGCGAACGCAATGATATTGGTTCTTGA
- a CDS encoding ABC transporter ATP-binding protein, which translates to MKFVKPYKFQIAGTILIGIIKFSIPLLTPLLLKYVVDDILGGKMSADEKTAKLLTIMGIMFAIFLIVRPPIEYYRQYFAQWTGSKILYDIRDSLFTHLQKLSLRYYANTRAGEIISRIINDVEQTKNFVITGLMNVWLDIFTIVIAVIIMFTMDIKLTLVSIILFPLYGFSVKYFYGKLRHLTRVRSQALAQVQGHLHERVQGMPVIRSFAIEEHEQAEFDKENHNFLTKALDHTSWNAKTFAVVNTITDVAPLLVISYAAYQVIHGNMTVGTMVAFIAYIDQLYNPLRRLVTSSTTLTQALASMDRVFELIDEEYDITDKPNAIEAKAVNGTIEFEDVSFKYEEKEPMILDHVSLKVNRGETVALVGMSGGGKSTFISLIPRFYDVSEGRILLDGIDIRDYRAQSLRDQIGMVMQDTFLFSQSVKENILIGKPGASDEEVFEAARAANAHEFILGFPQGYDTKVGERGVKLSGGQKQRLAIARVFLKNPPILVLDEATSALDLESEHLIQEALEKLAQDRTTFIVAHRLSTITHADKIVVVENGKIAEQGNHSELMEKQGHYYSLFQIQQLD; encoded by the coding sequence ATGAAATTCGTTAAACCATATAAATTTCAAATAGCAGGAACGATCCTAATTGGAATTATAAAATTCTCTATTCCTTTATTAACACCGCTGCTGCTTAAGTATGTAGTAGATGATATATTAGGCGGAAAAATGTCAGCTGATGAAAAAACGGCAAAGCTGCTGACAATAATGGGAATCATGTTCGCCATTTTCCTTATAGTCAGGCCGCCAATTGAATATTATCGTCAATATTTTGCACAATGGACAGGCAGCAAAATCCTTTATGATATAAGGGACAGCCTGTTTACACATCTGCAAAAACTCAGTCTCCGCTACTATGCAAACACAAGAGCGGGAGAAATTATCTCGAGAATCATCAACGATGTTGAACAAACGAAAAACTTTGTCATCACCGGTCTAATGAACGTATGGCTTGATATTTTTACAATCGTGATCGCAGTGATCATCATGTTTACAATGGATATCAAACTTACACTGGTATCAATCATTCTGTTTCCTCTTTACGGCTTTTCCGTCAAGTACTTTTACGGAAAGCTGAGACATCTGACTAGAGTAAGATCTCAAGCTCTGGCGCAGGTGCAGGGACATCTTCATGAGCGAGTTCAGGGTATGCCTGTCATCCGCAGCTTTGCCATTGAAGAACATGAGCAGGCTGAATTTGATAAAGAAAACCATAACTTTTTAACGAAAGCGCTCGATCATACAAGCTGGAATGCTAAGACGTTTGCAGTTGTGAATACAATTACGGATGTTGCCCCCCTGCTTGTTATATCATATGCTGCCTATCAAGTTATTCATGGGAACATGACAGTTGGGACAATGGTAGCATTTATTGCTTATATTGATCAGCTTTATAATCCGCTCAGACGCCTTGTTACTTCGTCAACTACTCTCACTCAGGCCCTGGCATCCATGGACCGTGTGTTTGAACTAATTGATGAAGAGTACGATATCACAGACAAACCGAATGCAATAGAAGCAAAAGCGGTTAATGGAACAATTGAATTTGAAGATGTCTCGTTCAAATATGAAGAGAAAGAACCGATGATCCTTGATCATGTCTCTTTAAAAGTGAACAGAGGGGAAACAGTTGCCTTAGTAGGCATGAGCGGAGGCGGGAAATCCACGTTCATCAGCTTGATTCCGCGTTTTTACGATGTTTCAGAAGGGCGCATTCTTCTTGATGGGATTGATATCAGAGACTACCGGGCTCAAAGCCTGAGAGATCAAATTGGTATGGTTATGCAGGATACGTTTTTATTCAGTCAGTCTGTTAAAGAAAATATTCTGATCGGCAAGCCTGGAGCATCGGATGAAGAAGTGTTTGAAGCCGCAAGAGCTGCAAACGCCCATGAATTCATTTTAGGCTTTCCTCAAGGCTATGATACAAAAGTCGGTGAACGCGGGGTTAAGCTTTCTGGCGGACAAAAACAAAGACTTGCCATTGCAAGAGTTTTCTTAAAGAATCCTCCTATACTTGTTCTTGATGAAGCAACGTCAGCTCTTGATTTGGAAAGCGAGCACCTCATACAGGAAGCACTGGAGAAGCTTGCTCAGGACCGAACTACGTTTATCGTAGCTCATCGTCTTTCAACCATTACACATGCAGATAAAATTGTTGTCGTAGAAAACGGGAAAATTGCAGAACAGGGGAATCATTCTGAGCTAATGGAGAAGCAAGGCCATTATTATTCTCTATTCCAGATTCAGCAATTGGATTAG
- a CDS encoding DUF402 domain-containing protein — translation MGFPKEGDNIQIHSYKHDGHIHRIWDETTVLKASQHCIIGGNDRTVVTESDGRTWITREPAICYFHTKYWFNVIGMIREDGIYYYCNISSPFAWDDEALKYIDYDLDVKIFPDMTYIILDEDEYEYHRKKMNYPDVIDLILKSNLEKLLRWIRQQKGPFSAEFIDEWYERYLTHVK, via the coding sequence ATGGGATTTCCCAAGGAAGGAGATAACATACAAATTCATAGCTACAAACATGATGGGCATATCCACCGAATTTGGGATGAAACAACAGTATTGAAGGCTAGTCAGCATTGTATTATCGGCGGAAATGACAGGACCGTTGTGACAGAATCCGATGGCCGAACCTGGATTACCCGTGAACCTGCCATTTGTTACTTTCATACTAAGTACTGGTTTAACGTAATAGGCATGATCCGGGAAGACGGCATTTATTATTATTGCAACATAAGCTCGCCATTCGCATGGGATGATGAAGCGCTGAAATACATAGATTATGACCTTGATGTTAAAATTTTTCCTGATATGACCTATATCATCTTAGATGAAGATGAATATGAATATCACCGTAAAAAAATGAATTATCCTGATGTCATCGATCTTATTTTAAAGAGCAACCTTGAAAAATTGCTGCGCTGGATCCGACAGCAAAAAGGTCCGTTCTCAGCAGAATTTATCGATGAGTGGTATGAACGTTATTTAACACATGTAAAATGA
- a CDS encoding gamma-type small acid-soluble spore protein: MANQQQPNKTQAGTNVQQVRQQNAQAAQGQQQFGAEFATETDAQQVKKQNQQAEAKKNQNS; encoded by the coding sequence ATGGCAAATCAACAACAACCAAACAAAACTCAAGCTGGCACTAACGTACAACAAGTAAGACAACAAAACGCTCAAGCTGCGCAAGGTCAACAACAATTCGGAGCTGAGTTCGCTACTGAAACAGATGCTCAACAAGTGAAAAAACAAAATCAACAAGCTGAAGCTAAGAAAAACCAAAACTCTTAA
- a CDS encoding SDR family NAD(P)-dependent oxidoreductase, whose amino-acid sequence MSAIVITGAGSGLGRALALQYSNSFNEIILIGRNQERLQQTKDILLQSQELEVFTYTVNIQNQHEVETLCTSLFTKHDAAALINNAGVGHFGPVTSLSAEEISEMLDTNVKGTIFLTQAFIKEFTKKGTGKILNIISTAGLRGKVNESVYVASKFAVRGFTESLVKELDGTDISIAGAYMGGMDTPFWDNNEHIKDKTRLKSPAVIAEKIYRLDDGRTEIIAE is encoded by the coding sequence ATGTCAGCTATAGTTATTACAGGAGCCGGATCTGGGCTTGGGCGAGCACTTGCTCTGCAATACAGCAATAGTTTTAATGAAATTATTTTAATCGGGAGAAATCAAGAACGGCTTCAGCAAACGAAAGACATTCTGCTGCAAAGCCAGGAGCTTGAAGTCTTTACATATACCGTGAATATCCAAAACCAGCATGAAGTAGAGACTTTATGCACATCGTTGTTCACCAAGCACGATGCAGCTGCACTCATTAACAATGCGGGAGTAGGCCACTTTGGGCCCGTCACTTCATTATCTGCTGAAGAAATCAGTGAAATGCTGGATACAAATGTTAAAGGCACCATTTTTTTAACCCAGGCTTTTATAAAAGAATTTACGAAAAAAGGTACAGGTAAAATTCTAAATATTATCTCTACCGCCGGACTGCGGGGCAAGGTAAACGAAAGTGTGTACGTCGCATCGAAATTCGCCGTCAGAGGTTTTACAGAAAGTCTTGTAAAAGAGCTGGACGGAACGGACATTTCGATTGCCGGAGCTTATATGGGCGGCATGGATACACCCTTTTGGGACAATAACGAACACATTAAGGATAAAACCCGTCTTAAATCACCGGCAGTTATTGCAGAAAAGATTTATCGTCTTGATGACGGCAGAACAGAAATCATTGCAGAGTAG
- the recX gene encoding recombination regulator RecX: MPIITKITAQKSSEERFNIFLNEGNGEKFAFSVDQNVLLKFGLKKGLELDEMEILEIQYGDSVKKAFNKAIEFLGFRMRSEKEVADMLLKKEYAEAVVSEVMHQLRHYKYVNDEEFADAYIRTHWKTGGKGPGVMKQELSLKGISKDIAEKALLQYSKEDQVEQAMVHAEKVVRKESKISTVQIKQKVEQTLMRKGFSYDVISIVKEELMYENNDEEEWNSLVLQAEKLKRKYAKGAAQSQYKMKMKQALYRKGFSIEIIDRYLSEEEQD; this comes from the coding sequence ATGCCAATAATAACGAAAATTACGGCTCAAAAAAGCAGTGAAGAGCGTTTCAATATCTTTTTGAATGAGGGAAACGGCGAAAAATTCGCATTCAGTGTCGATCAGAATGTCCTTTTAAAATTCGGTCTTAAAAAAGGTCTTGAACTGGACGAGATGGAAATCCTGGAAATACAATATGGAGATTCCGTGAAAAAAGCGTTCAATAAAGCCATTGAATTTTTAGGATTCCGAATGCGCTCCGAAAAAGAAGTTGCGGACATGCTTCTGAAAAAAGAATATGCAGAAGCCGTTGTTTCTGAAGTGATGCACCAGCTGCGCCACTATAAGTATGTAAACGATGAAGAGTTTGCAGATGCTTATATCCGCACGCACTGGAAAACCGGCGGAAAAGGGCCCGGTGTGATGAAGCAGGAGCTTTCATTAAAAGGAATCAGCAAGGACATTGCCGAAAAAGCTCTTTTGCAGTATTCAAAAGAAGATCAAGTGGAACAAGCGATGGTCCACGCCGAAAAGGTCGTTCGGAAAGAATCGAAGATCTCCACTGTACAGATTAAGCAAAAAGTGGAACAGACACTTATGAGAAAAGGCTTCAGCTATGATGTCATTTCTATTGTAAAAGAAGAATTAATGTATGAAAATAATGATGAAGAAGAGTGGAATTCCCTTGTTCTTCAGGCAGAAAAACTGAAAAGGAAGTATGCCAAAGGAGCAGCACAGTCACAATATAAAATGAAAATGAAGCAGGCTTTATACAGAAAGGGTTTCTCAATTGAAATCATCGACCGTTATTTAAGCGAAGAAGAGCAGGATTGA
- a CDS encoding TIGR01777 family oxidoreductase — protein MKIAIAGGTGFIGKKLTDYLLENGNQVLILSRTKKESTKSGLQYIEWMTEGAAPERELDGISAFINLAGKSINDRWTDEAKKQIVESRVKTTSEVYRIIQNLETKPEVLINASAVGIYGTSEEETFTEESRPKASDFLSETVIKWEQEAARISELGVRTVFTRFGIILGEKGALPSIVLPYKLFAGGTVGSGTQWLSWIHINDVVKLIHFLLLQKSIEGPVNAASPNPVQMKDFGKTVAKVLHRPHLVPAPSFALKLALGEKSMLVLEGQRVIPKVALENNFQFSHSVLEEALSDILKST, from the coding sequence ATGAAAATTGCGATTGCTGGCGGAACCGGTTTTATAGGAAAGAAGCTCACTGACTATCTTTTAGAAAACGGAAACCAAGTGCTGATTTTGAGCAGAACGAAAAAAGAAAGTACGAAATCCGGACTTCAATACATTGAATGGATGACTGAAGGTGCAGCTCCTGAACGCGAACTAGATGGAATAAGTGCTTTCATTAACCTTGCAGGTAAATCCATAAATGACAGGTGGACGGATGAAGCCAAAAAACAAATTGTTGAAAGCCGAGTCAAAACGACCAGTGAAGTATACAGGATCATTCAAAACCTGGAGACTAAGCCAGAGGTGCTAATAAATGCAAGCGCGGTCGGAATTTACGGGACATCGGAAGAAGAGACATTTACAGAGGAATCACGACCGAAAGCATCAGACTTTCTCTCAGAAACGGTTATTAAATGGGAGCAAGAAGCAGCCAGGATATCAGAGCTTGGTGTTCGGACTGTATTTACACGCTTCGGTATTATTTTAGGAGAGAAAGGCGCTCTTCCTTCTATTGTACTGCCTTATAAATTATTTGCTGGAGGAACCGTTGGCTCCGGCACACAATGGCTGTCATGGATTCATATAAATGATGTAGTGAAACTTATTCACTTTTTGCTTCTTCAAAAATCGATTGAAGGTCCTGTTAATGCAGCATCTCCAAATCCTGTTCAAATGAAGGATTTCGGAAAAACGGTTGCCAAAGTGCTGCACCGCCCTCATTTGGTTCCCGCACCAAGCTTCGCCTTAAAGCTGGCACTCGGAGAAAAAAGCATGCTTGTTCTCGAAGGCCAGCGGGTGATTCCGAAAGTCGCACTGGAAAATAACTTTCAATTTTCTCATTCAGTGCTTGAAGAAGCTCTATCTGACATATTAAAATCCACATAA
- the mutY gene encoding A/G-specific adenine glycosylase, giving the protein MLDSIDKNLHSLNIDEFRKDLISWYLLEKRDLPWRLDQDPYKIWVSEIMLQQTRVDTVIPYFLAFTEKFPTLEALADADEEDVLKAWEGLGYYSRVRNLHSAVKEVMSSYGGIVPDTPEEISKLKGVGPYTKGAILSIAYNVPEPAVDGNVMRVMARILSIWEDIAKPKTRKIFENILYEVISKEQPSEFNQALMELGAIICTPTSPACLMCPVREHCHAFHEGVQSDLPVKSKKKKPKQVTMAAAVLKDEDGHYYIHKRNSSGLLANLWEFPNCETSIDIVPQKEQLVNFLNDEYGTDAELEPLTGTIQHIFSHLVWNISVYTGQLKPGSSYKDLVKVTETEMQRYAFPVSHQKIYQMSLQ; this is encoded by the coding sequence ATGCTCGACTCAATTGATAAAAATTTACATTCATTGAATATAGACGAATTTAGAAAAGATTTAATTTCGTGGTATTTGCTTGAGAAAAGAGATCTGCCTTGGAGACTTGATCAGGATCCTTATAAAATATGGGTTTCTGAAATTATGCTTCAGCAGACAAGAGTTGATACAGTAATTCCGTATTTTCTTGCCTTCACAGAAAAGTTCCCGACACTTGAAGCACTGGCTGATGCGGATGAAGAAGATGTTCTGAAAGCGTGGGAGGGACTTGGCTATTATTCAAGAGTACGCAACTTGCATTCGGCTGTTAAAGAGGTCATGAGCAGCTACGGGGGCATTGTACCTGATACACCTGAGGAGATCAGTAAACTAAAAGGAGTGGGTCCTTATACAAAAGGGGCCATTTTGAGCATTGCCTACAACGTGCCGGAGCCGGCAGTAGATGGTAATGTGATGAGAGTGATGGCGCGTATTCTATCTATTTGGGAGGATATCGCAAAGCCGAAAACACGCAAGATTTTTGAAAACATTCTATATGAGGTAATCTCAAAGGAACAGCCTTCAGAATTTAATCAGGCATTAATGGAGCTTGGCGCGATTATTTGCACCCCAACGTCCCCAGCATGTCTTATGTGCCCTGTCAGGGAGCATTGCCACGCGTTCCATGAAGGTGTTCAAAGTGACCTCCCTGTCAAAAGCAAGAAGAAAAAGCCTAAGCAAGTCACTATGGCCGCTGCCGTTCTTAAAGATGAAGATGGCCATTATTACATCCATAAACGCAATTCTTCAGGACTTCTCGCAAATTTATGGGAGTTTCCAAACTGTGAAACATCGATTGACATCGTCCCGCAAAAAGAACAGCTTGTGAATTTCCTGAATGATGAATATGGGACTGATGCTGAGCTTGAACCGCTTACAGGCACCATTCAGCATATATTTTCTCATTTAGTCTGGAACATTTCCGTCTATACCGGTCAGCTTAAACCTGGCAGCAGCTATAAAGATCTTGTAAAAGTGACAGAAACTGAAATGCAGAGATACGCGTTTCCTGTTTCACATCAGAAGATTTATCAGATGTCACTTCAGTAA
- the fabL gene encoding enoyl-[acyl-carrier-protein] reductase FabL: protein MNQNKTALITGSSRGIGKAIALRLAKQGYNIVINYARSKGAALQTAEEIEELGVKALVVKANVGKPEKIKEMFAEIDETFGRLDIFVNNAASGVLRPLMELEESHWDWTMDINSKALLFCAQEAAKRMEKNGGGTIVSISSLGSIRVLENYTTVGVSKAALESLTRYLAVELASKNIVVNAVSGGAVDTEALKHFPNREELLADAKRMTPAGRMVDMEDMVDAVEFLVSDQASMIRGQTIIVDGGRSLLM, encoded by the coding sequence ATGAACCAGAACAAAACAGCACTAATTACAGGAAGCAGCCGCGGAATCGGAAAAGCAATCGCACTCCGTCTTGCTAAGCAGGGATACAATATTGTCATCAATTATGCCAGAAGCAAAGGTGCAGCTCTTCAGACAGCAGAAGAAATTGAAGAGCTTGGCGTAAAGGCGCTTGTAGTAAAAGCAAACGTAGGAAAACCTGAAAAGATTAAAGAAATGTTTGCCGAAATAGATGAGACCTTCGGCCGTTTAGATATATTTGTAAACAATGCTGCATCAGGTGTATTAAGACCATTAATGGAGCTTGAAGAAAGCCATTGGGACTGGACTATGGATATTAACAGCAAAGCTCTTTTATTCTGTGCTCAGGAAGCTGCGAAGAGAATGGAGAAAAATGGCGGAGGAACAATAGTCAGCATCAGTTCTTTAGGTTCGATCCGCGTTCTTGAAAATTACACCACAGTCGGAGTATCAAAGGCTGCGCTCGAATCTTTGACACGCTACCTGGCAGTCGAGCTTGCATCAAAAAATATTGTAGTGAATGCTGTTTCAGGCGGAGCTGTTGATACAGAAGCACTGAAGCATTTTCCAAACCGCGAGGAACTGCTTGCTGATGCGAAAAGAATGACTCCTGCAGGACGTATGGTGGATATGGAAGATATGGTTGATGCTGTTGAATTTCTCGTTTCAGACCAGGCATCTATGATCAGAGGACAGACCATCATCGTGGATGGCGGACGTTCCCTTCTGATGTAG
- a CDS encoding amidohydrolase gives MDSFLFRNATIYPVTSKVLYQSDLYVSRGKITAIGKQLPCPEGTKIIDCKEQFLLPGFIDVHTHLGLYDEGTGWAGNDANETIEVLSPHIRALDGVHPLDQGFKDAVQYGITTVHIMPGSANVIGGTTSVIKTHGVNIKDMIVVETAALKIALGENPKRIHSHGNKDSITRMGIMGMLREAFYKAQCSKEPDDFRSISIRKVLNREIPVRIHAHRADDILSAIRFAEEFNLDFRIEHCTEGHLIADEFIGKNIKVSVGPTLTRKSKVELKNKSWLTYQALADRGVEVSITTDHPYTPIQYLNVVASIAVREGFEEKLALEAITITAAKNLLIDDRTGSLEIGKDADIVLWNHHPFHYLAKPELTMIDGKIAFQKT, from the coding sequence ATGGATAGCTTTTTATTTAGGAACGCAACAATTTATCCCGTTACATCAAAAGTACTTTATCAATCCGATCTCTATGTTTCCCGCGGCAAAATTACGGCAATCGGCAAACAGCTGCCATGCCCGGAAGGAACTAAAATCATTGACTGCAAGGAGCAATTCTTGTTACCTGGCTTCATTGATGTTCATACACATCTTGGCCTTTATGATGAAGGTACAGGATGGGCAGGAAATGATGCCAATGAAACCATTGAAGTGCTCTCTCCTCACATTCGCGCTCTTGACGGGGTTCATCCTCTTGATCAAGGTTTTAAAGATGCCGTTCAGTATGGCATTACCACCGTTCATATTATGCCTGGAAGTGCAAATGTGATCGGAGGCACAACATCTGTCATTAAAACACATGGCGTAAATATTAAGGACATGATCGTCGTTGAAACGGCCGCTTTGAAAATCGCACTTGGGGAAAATCCTAAACGCATTCACAGTCATGGCAACAAAGATTCCATTACGAGAATGGGTATTATGGGGATGCTCAGAGAGGCTTTTTACAAAGCACAGTGCAGCAAAGAGCCTGATGATTTCAGATCCATTTCCATCCGCAAAGTGCTAAATCGCGAAATACCGGTACGTATTCATGCTCACCGTGCAGACGATATCCTTTCAGCCATACGATTTGCTGAAGAATTCAATCTTGATTTCAGAATTGAACATTGTACAGAAGGACATCTTATTGCAGATGAGTTTATAGGCAAAAACATAAAGGTCAGCGTAGGTCCTACTCTGACAAGAAAGTCCAAAGTAGAGCTTAAAAATAAAAGCTGGCTTACTTATCAGGCATTAGCAGACCGCGGCGTTGAGGTCTCCATTACAACAGATCATCCATATACACCTATACAGTACTTAAATGTTGTGGCATCCATCGCCGTAAGAGAAGGTTTTGAGGAAAAATTGGCGCTAGAAGCCATTACCATTACTGCTGCCAAAAACCTGTTAATTGATGATCGCACAGGGAGTCTTGAAATAGGAAAAGACGCGGACATAGTCCTATGGAATCACCACCCTTTTCACTACCTTGCAAAGCCCGAGCTGACAATGATTGACGGGAAAATCGCCTTTCAAAAAACCTGA
- a CDS encoding YfhJ family protein — translation METYYERLTKLLMEKNPSLSYEKARTWIELLWEDFEATYAKAGEKYRGKNVTEKIVTQWITNYGEHLHEFLATNPKYKHLLNDDDHLLH, via the coding sequence ATGGAAACATATTATGAACGTTTAACTAAGCTGCTGATGGAAAAAAATCCGTCTTTAAGCTATGAAAAAGCCCGGACGTGGATTGAACTCCTTTGGGAGGATTTTGAAGCCACCTACGCCAAAGCTGGCGAAAAATACCGCGGAAAAAATGTAACGGAGAAAATAGTGACGCAGTGGATTACCAACTACGGTGAGCATTTGCATGAGTTTTTAGCAACAAATCCTAAATATAAACATTTATTGAATGATGATGATCATTTGCTGCATTAA
- a CDS encoding YgaB family protein produces the protein MIYEEEKVCVQIGKTEERGVVGLKDFDQLVGSQLQTMEKLLCLQSEIERCQQLKEQLCSFPDEIKCKEIESEIDFMKDELHMIQKVFEKQTEEVILSYQAVLPLRK, from the coding sequence ATGATTTATGAAGAAGAAAAAGTATGTGTACAAATAGGCAAGACGGAAGAGAGAGGTGTAGTTGGATTGAAAGATTTTGATCAATTAGTCGGCAGCCAGCTCCAGACGATGGAAAAGCTGCTGTGCCTGCAGTCTGAAATTGAGAGATGTCAGCAGTTAAAGGAGCAGCTGTGCAGTTTTCCGGATGAAATAAAATGCAAGGAGATTGAGTCAGAGATTGACTTTATGAAGGATGAACTGCATATGATTCAGAAAGTGTTTGAAAAGCAGACAGAAGAGGTAATTCTTTCTTATCAGGCTGTTCTGCCATTACGCAAATAA